The Enterobacter asburiae genome window below encodes:
- a CDS encoding multidrug ABC transporter permease/ATP-binding protein, whose amino-acid sequence MQLLLLVWRQYRWPFIAVMALSLASAALGIGLIAFINVRLIEMVDTSLSVLPEFLGLLLLLMAVTLGSQLALTALGHHFVFRLRSEFIKRILDTQVERVEQLGSASLLAGLTSDVRAITIAFVRLPELVQGIILTFGSAAYLAWLSSKMLAVTALWIVITIWGGFMLVSRVYKHMAVLRETEDKLYNDYQTVLEGRKELTLNRERAEHIFNHLYIPDAREYRHHIIRADTFHLSAVNWSNIMMLGAIGLVFWMANGLGWADTNVAATYSLTLLFLRTPLLSAVGALPTLLSAQVAFNKLKKFDLAPFKAEFPRPQAFPNWQTLELRNVTFRYQDSAFSVGPVNLTIRRGELLFLIGGNGSGKSTLAMLLTGLYQPQSGEILLDGKALSAEKPEDYRKLFSAVFTDVWLFDRLLGPEGQQANPALVEKWLAQLQMSHKLELQDGKILNLKLSKGQKKRVALLLALAEERDIILLDEWAADQDPHFRREFYQVLLPLMQEMGKTIFAISHDDHYFIHADRLLEMRDGKLSELTGEERDAASRDAVARTA is encoded by the coding sequence ATGCAACTACTTCTCCTTGTCTGGCGTCAGTATCGCTGGCCCTTCATCGCAGTAATGGCGTTAAGCCTTGCCAGCGCCGCGCTGGGTATTGGCCTGATCGCGTTTATTAACGTGCGGTTGATTGAAATGGTCGACACCTCGCTCTCCGTATTGCCGGAGTTTCTCGGCCTGCTGCTCCTGTTGATGGCGGTTACGCTCGGTTCCCAGCTGGCGCTGACCGCGCTCGGGCACCATTTCGTTTTCCGTTTGCGCAGTGAGTTTATCAAGCGGATCCTCGATACTCAGGTAGAGCGCGTTGAGCAGCTCGGCAGCGCTTCCCTGCTGGCGGGGCTGACCAGCGACGTTCGCGCCATTACCATTGCGTTCGTTCGTCTGCCGGAGCTGGTGCAGGGGATCATTCTGACCTTTGGCTCGGCCGCTTATCTCGCCTGGCTCTCCAGCAAAATGCTGGCGGTGACCGCGCTGTGGATTGTCATTACCATCTGGGGCGGCTTTATGCTGGTGTCGCGCGTCTACAAACACATGGCGGTGCTGCGCGAAACCGAAGATAAGCTCTATAACGATTACCAGACGGTACTGGAAGGACGCAAAGAGCTCACCCTGAACCGCGAGCGCGCCGAGCATATCTTTAATCATCTCTATATCCCGGACGCGCGCGAGTACCGCCATCATATTATTCGCGCCGATACCTTCCACCTGAGCGCGGTGAACTGGTCAAACATTATGATGCTGGGTGCCATTGGCCTGGTATTCTGGATGGCAAACGGCCTAGGCTGGGCGGACACCAACGTCGCGGCAACCTACTCGCTGACGCTGCTGTTTTTGCGCACGCCGCTGCTCTCGGCGGTCGGCGCGTTGCCCACCCTGCTGAGTGCGCAGGTGGCATTTAATAAGCTCAAAAAATTCGATCTCGCGCCGTTTAAAGCCGAATTCCCGCGCCCGCAGGCCTTCCCGAACTGGCAGACGCTGGAGCTGCGTAACGTCACGTTCCGCTATCAGGACAGCGCCTTCTCCGTGGGGCCGGTCAACCTGACGATCCGGCGCGGTGAACTGCTGTTCCTCATCGGCGGCAACGGCAGCGGTAAATCTACGCTGGCGATGTTGCTGACCGGACTCTATCAGCCGCAGTCGGGCGAGATTTTGCTGGACGGCAAGGCGCTGAGCGCGGAGAAGCCCGAGGATTACCGCAAGCTTTTCTCGGCGGTGTTTACCGACGTCTGGCTGTTCGATCGGCTGCTGGGGCCGGAAGGGCAACAGGCCAATCCTGCGCTGGTGGAAAAATGGCTGGCGCAGCTGCAGATGTCGCACAAGCTGGAGTTACAGGATGGGAAGATCCTCAATCTGAAGCTTTCCAAAGGGCAGAAAAAGCGCGTGGCGCTGCTGCTGGCGCTGGCGGAAGAGCGTGACATCATCCTGCTGGACGAGTGGGCGGCCGATCAGGACCCGCATTTCCGCCGCGAGTTTTATCAGGTGCTGCTGCCGCTGATGCAGGAGATGGGCAAAACCATTTTCGCCATCAGCCATGACGATCACTACTTCATACATGCTGACCGCCTGCTGGAGATGCGCGACGGCAAGCTGAGCGAGCTGACCGGTGAAGAGCGCGACGCGGCATCGCGTGACGCGGTAGCGCGTACGGCCTGA
- the alkB gene encoding DNA oxidative demethylase AlkB codes for MLDLFADAEPWQEPLAPGAVILRRFATSRAAALLAGIDEVTAVSPFRHMVTPGGYTMSVAMANCGELGWATNERGYLYAPNDPATGQPWPPMPAIFQALCHEAAVAAEYPDFRPDACLINRYAVGAKLSLHQDKDEPDLRAPIVSVSLGLPAVFQFGGLRRNDPLKRIMLEHGDVVVWGRASRLYYHGIQPLKPGVHPLTGEYRFNLTFRQAGYSKLK; via the coding sequence ATGCTCGATCTTTTTGCGGATGCTGAACCCTGGCAGGAGCCGCTTGCGCCGGGGGCGGTGATCCTACGCCGCTTTGCAACCTCCCGTGCGGCGGCGCTGCTTGCCGGTATCGACGAGGTGACGGCGGTTTCGCCGTTTCGCCATATGGTGACGCCGGGCGGCTATACCATGTCGGTGGCCATGGCCAACTGCGGCGAACTGGGCTGGGCGACGAATGAGCGGGGCTATCTTTATGCCCCGAACGATCCCGCTACCGGCCAGCCGTGGCCCCCGATGCCTGCTATTTTTCAGGCGCTCTGCCACGAGGCCGCCGTAGCAGCTGAGTATCCTGACTTTCGGCCGGATGCCTGCCTGATTAACCGCTACGCCGTCGGCGCGAAGCTCTCGCTGCACCAGGACAAGGATGAACCCGATCTGCGCGCGCCTATCGTCTCGGTATCGTTAGGTCTGCCTGCCGTCTTCCAGTTTGGGGGATTGCGCCGCAACGACCCGCTCAAGCGCATCATGCTGGAACATGGCGATGTGGTGGTGTGGGGCAGGGCGTCGCGGCTTTACTATCACGGCATTCAGCCGCTGAAGCCCGGAGTCCACCCGCTCACGGGCGAGTATCGTTTTAACCTGACCTTCCGTCAGGCGGGGTACAGTAAACTAAAATAA
- the ada gene encoding bifunctional DNA-binding transcriptional regulator/O6-methylguanine-DNA methyltransferase Ada, whose product MRNSTFITDEDRWQAVLARDPLADEQFVFAVQTTGIFCRPSCRARHALRKNVRFYPDARHAVQAGFRPCKRCMPDKRDPQAQKLAKVEHACRLLEQEPTLTLEGLAQQVAMSPFHFHRLFKSVTGMTPKAWQQAARGQRLRTALAQGDKVTDAVLAAGFPDSSSYYRKANDALGMTARQYRKGDAAVRYAISDCSLGRCLVAESERGICAILLGDSDAELAEELAAHFPKAAHAPLEEDFARRIQQVIASIDNRDVPLALPLDIRGTAFQQRVWQALRNIPCGETASYQQVAQAIGQPNAVRAVAGACAANTLAIVIPCHRVVRHDGALSGYRWGTARKARLLKREAKRQEG is encoded by the coding sequence ATGAGAAACTCAACCTTTATTACCGATGAGGATCGCTGGCAGGCCGTGCTGGCCCGCGATCCGCTCGCTGACGAACAGTTTGTCTTCGCCGTGCAGACCACGGGTATTTTCTGCCGCCCGTCATGCCGCGCCCGCCACGCGCTGCGTAAAAACGTCCGCTTTTATCCCGATGCCCGCCATGCCGTTCAGGCAGGGTTTCGCCCGTGCAAGCGCTGCATGCCGGACAAACGCGATCCGCAGGCGCAGAAGCTGGCAAAAGTGGAACACGCCTGCCGTCTTCTTGAGCAGGAACCCACGCTAACCCTGGAGGGGCTGGCGCAGCAGGTGGCCATGAGTCCTTTCCATTTCCACCGTCTGTTTAAGTCCGTGACCGGCATGACGCCAAAGGCCTGGCAGCAGGCGGCGCGAGGCCAGCGCCTGCGCACCGCGCTTGCACAGGGAGACAAAGTTACCGACGCCGTGCTGGCGGCGGGGTTTCCCGACAGCAGCAGCTATTATCGCAAAGCCAACGATGCGCTGGGCATGACGGCCAGGCAGTACCGCAAAGGGGATGCGGCAGTGCGTTATGCCATCAGCGACTGTTCGTTAGGACGCTGTCTGGTTGCAGAAAGCGAGCGGGGGATCTGCGCGATCCTGCTGGGTGACAGCGATGCGGAATTAGCCGAAGAGCTTGCCGCGCATTTTCCAAAAGCAGCGCATGCGCCGCTGGAAGAGGATTTCGCGCGGCGGATCCAGCAGGTGATTGCCAGTATTGATAACCGCGATGTACCGCTTGCGCTGCCGCTGGATATTCGCGGAACCGCGTTCCAGCAGCGCGTCTGGCAGGCCCTTCGCAACATCCCCTGCGGCGAAACGGCAAGTTACCAGCAGGTGGCGCAGGCGATTGGTCAACCCAATGCGGTACGCGCCGTTGCCGGAGCCTGTGCGGCAAACACGCTGGCGATTGTGATCCCCTGCCATCGCGTGGTTCGTCACGACGGCGCGCTGTCGGGTTACCGTTGGGGGACGGCGCGAAAAGCGCGATTACTGAAACGTGAGGCGAAACGCCAGGAGGGATAA
- the apbE gene encoding FAD:protein FMN transferase ApbE, with translation MDMTFLRASFLAMLFFLTACDDSAPVAKADAPAATVLEGKTMGTFWRVSVMNLDKTRTDELRGKIQSQLDADDQLLSTYKNDSALMRFNLSTSTSLWPVSEAMADIVTESIRVGYKTNGAMDVTVGPLVNLWGFGPNKQPVTIPEQAAIDDARARTGLQHLTVINQYGQQYLQKDIPDLFVDLSTVGEGYAADHLAALMAQEGISRYLVSVGGALVSRGMNASDKPWRVAIQKPTDRQNAVQAIVDINGHGISTSGSYRNYYELEGKRISHVIDPQTGRPITHNLVSVTVIAPTALEADAWDTGLMVLGPEKAKEVVRQEGLAVYMITKEGDGFKTWSSPQFNSFLVRDKN, from the coding sequence ATGGACATGACTTTTTTACGCGCCAGCTTTCTGGCTATGCTTTTTTTCCTGACCGCGTGTGACGATTCCGCGCCCGTGGCGAAAGCCGACGCACCCGCCGCAACGGTGCTCGAAGGCAAAACGATGGGCACCTTCTGGCGCGTCAGCGTGATGAACCTCGATAAAACACGCACAGATGAGCTTCGCGGCAAAATCCAGTCGCAGCTGGACGCCGACGATCAGCTGCTCTCAACCTATAAAAATGACTCGGCGCTGATGCGCTTTAACCTCTCCACCAGCACCTCCCTGTGGCCGGTGAGCGAGGCGATGGCCGATATCGTGACCGAATCTATACGCGTGGGTTATAAAACCAACGGCGCGATGGATGTGACCGTCGGACCGCTGGTAAACCTCTGGGGATTTGGCCCTAACAAACAGCCGGTGACCATCCCTGAGCAGGCGGCCATTGATGACGCCCGCGCCAGGACAGGGCTGCAGCATCTGACGGTGATCAATCAGTACGGGCAACAGTACCTGCAAAAAGATATCCCCGATCTGTTTGTCGATCTGTCGACGGTAGGGGAAGGCTATGCGGCGGATCATCTTGCAGCGCTGATGGCCCAGGAAGGCATTTCCCGCTATCTGGTCTCCGTGGGCGGCGCGTTAGTCAGCCGGGGGATGAACGCCAGCGATAAGCCGTGGCGCGTAGCGATTCAAAAGCCGACCGATCGGCAAAATGCCGTGCAGGCGATAGTAGATATCAACGGACATGGGATCAGTACTTCCGGAAGCTACCGTAACTATTACGAGCTTGAGGGGAAGCGTATATCGCACGTTATCGATCCACAGACCGGCCGTCCCATCACGCATAACCTGGTCTCGGTGACGGTCATTGCCCCCACCGCGCTGGAAGCGGATGCCTGGGATACCGGATTAATGGTTCTCGGCCCGGAAAAAGCCAAAGAGGTGGTCCGTCAGGAAGGGCTGGCGGTTTATATGATCACCAAAGAGGGCGACGGGTTTAAAACCTGGAGCTCGCCGCAGTTCAATAGCTTCCTGGTGCGCGACAAAAATTAA
- a CDS encoding porin OmpC: MKVKVLSLLVPALLVAGAANAAEIYNKDGNKLDLYGKVDGLHYFSDDKSADGDQTYMRLGFKGETQVNDQLTGYGQWEYQIQGNTSESDNQAWTRVAFAGLKFADAGSFDYGRNYGVIYDVTSWTDVLPEFGGDTYGADNFLQSRANGVATYRNQDFFGLVDGLNFALQYQGKNGSVSGENDTGRSLLKQNGDGYGASVTYNLGEGFSIGGAMSSSKRTADQNNTANLALKGEGDRAEVYSGGLKYDANNIYLAAQYSQTYNATRFGNSQSSSDIYGFANKAQNFEVVAQYQFDFGLRPSVAYLQSKGKDIEGYGDQDLLKYVDVGATYYFNKNMSTYVDYKINLVDENEFTRQAGIGTDDIVALGLVYQF; this comes from the coding sequence ATGAAAGTTAAAGTACTGTCCCTCCTGGTACCAGCACTCCTGGTGGCAGGCGCAGCAAATGCGGCCGAAATTTATAACAAAGATGGCAACAAATTAGATCTGTACGGTAAAGTCGATGGTCTGCACTATTTCTCTGACGACAAGAGTGCCGACGGCGACCAGACATACATGCGTCTTGGCTTCAAAGGCGAAACTCAGGTTAACGATCAGCTGACCGGTTACGGCCAGTGGGAATACCAGATCCAGGGCAATACCTCTGAAAGTGACAACCAGGCCTGGACGCGTGTGGCGTTCGCGGGTCTGAAATTCGCTGACGCGGGTTCTTTCGATTACGGTCGTAACTACGGCGTAATCTACGACGTAACCTCCTGGACCGACGTTCTGCCAGAATTTGGCGGCGATACTTACGGTGCGGACAACTTCCTGCAGTCCCGTGCTAACGGCGTGGCGACCTACCGTAACCAGGACTTCTTTGGTCTGGTGGATGGCCTGAACTTTGCCCTGCAGTATCAGGGTAAAAACGGCAGCGTAAGCGGTGAAAACGACACCGGTCGTAGCCTGCTGAAACAGAACGGCGACGGCTACGGTGCATCCGTGACCTATAACCTGGGTGAAGGCTTCAGCATCGGTGGTGCTATGTCTTCTTCCAAACGTACCGCTGACCAGAACAACACCGCTAACCTGGCGCTGAAGGGCGAAGGCGATCGTGCTGAAGTCTATTCTGGTGGTCTGAAATACGACGCCAACAACATCTACCTTGCGGCGCAATACTCCCAGACCTACAACGCAACGCGTTTCGGCAACTCTCAGAGCAGCAGCGACATTTACGGCTTCGCTAACAAAGCGCAGAACTTCGAAGTGGTTGCTCAGTACCAGTTCGACTTCGGCCTGCGCCCATCCGTGGCTTACCTGCAGTCTAAAGGGAAAGACATCGAAGGTTACGGCGATCAGGATCTGCTGAAGTATGTTGATGTTGGTGCGACTTACTACTTCAACAAAAACATGTCCACCTACGTGGATTACAAAATCAACCTGGTTGATGAAAATGAATTCACCCGTCAGGCGGGTATCGGTACTGACGATATCGTCGCGCTGGGCCTGGTTTACCAGTTCTAA
- the rcsD gene encoding phosphotransferase RcsD, whose amino-acid sequence MSQTETTAPSKFSLLPGSITRFFLLLIVVLLVTMGVMVQSAVNAWLKDKSYQVVDITHAVHKRIDTWRYATWQIYDNIAAAPTSSSGDGLQETRLKQDVYYLEKPQRKTEALIFGSHDSATLEMTQRISTYLDTLWGAETVPWSMYYLNGQDNSMILISTLPLKDLSSGFKETTVGSIVDSRRAEMLQQANALDERESFSSLRRLAWQNGHYFTLRTTFNQPGHLATVVAFDLPINDLIPPDMPLDSFRLEPDSSTQNMRAASDKEAAESVSISFNGSKIEIASSLNSTGMRLVWQVPFGTLLLDTLQNILLPLLLNIGLLALALFGYSTFRFQTGRQSDASAVPAGTSNELRVLRALNEEIVSVLPLGVLVHDQEANRTVMSNKIADHLLPHLNLQNITTMADQHQGVIQATINNELYEIRQFRSQVAPRTQIFIIRDQDREVLVNKKLKQAQRLYEKNQQGRAAFMQNIGDAFKQPLKTLATQAAALNTSESHQLACQADSLVRMVDEIQLANMLENDFWKGTPALFSIQDLIDEVVPEVLPVIKRKGLQLLINNNLPANDERHGDREALRRILLMIIQYAVTTTQIGKITLEVSTEESAEDRLTFRILDTGEGVTTSEIDNLHFPFLNDTQSDRYGKANALTFWLCDQLARKLGGHLNIKARESLGTRYSLHVKMAANPQEEDEERLLDDVVVMVDVTSNEIRNIVVRQLENWGAACITPDERLASQEFDLFLTDNPSNLTASGLLLSDDESGVRKIGPGQLRVNFNINNAMQEAVLQLIEEQLAQEEITESPLGGNENAELHASGYYSLFVDTVPDDVKRLYTESAANDFAALAQTAHRLKGVFAMLNLVPGKQLCETLEHLIREKDASGIEKYISDIDAYVKSLL is encoded by the coding sequence ATGAGTCAGACTGAAACTACCGCCCCGAGCAAATTCTCCCTTCTTCCCGGGAGCATCACCCGTTTCTTTCTTCTTTTGATCGTTGTGCTGTTAGTCACCATGGGGGTGATGGTACAAAGCGCGGTTAACGCCTGGCTGAAGGATAAGAGCTATCAGGTCGTGGATATCACCCACGCCGTGCACAAGCGCATAGATACCTGGCGCTACGCCACCTGGCAGATTTACGACAATATCGCGGCAGCCCCGACCTCCTCGTCCGGAGATGGACTTCAGGAGACGCGGCTTAAGCAGGATGTCTATTATCTCGAAAAACCGCAGCGTAAGACCGAGGCCCTTATCTTTGGCTCTCACGACAGCGCGACGCTTGAGATGACGCAGCGTATTTCGACCTATCTGGATACCCTCTGGGGGGCCGAAACGGTACCGTGGTCGATGTACTATCTGAACGGTCAGGACAACAGCATGATCCTGATCTCAACGCTGCCGTTAAAAGATCTCTCATCCGGCTTTAAAGAGACAACCGTGGGCAGCATCGTCGATTCCCGCCGGGCAGAGATGCTGCAGCAGGCGAACGCCCTTGATGAGCGTGAGAGCTTCTCTTCCCTGCGTCGTCTGGCCTGGCAAAACGGCCATTATTTTACCCTGCGCACCACGTTCAACCAGCCGGGGCATCTGGCGACGGTAGTGGCCTTCGATTTACCGATTAATGATTTAATCCCGCCGGATATGCCGCTCGACAGCTTCCGCCTGGAGCCAGACAGCAGCACCCAAAACATGCGTGCGGCGTCCGACAAAGAGGCCGCAGAGAGCGTATCGATCTCCTTTAACGGCTCGAAAATCGAAATTGCCTCATCGCTGAACTCGACCGGCATGCGTCTGGTGTGGCAGGTGCCGTTTGGCACGCTGTTGCTAGATACCCTGCAAAATATTCTGCTGCCTCTGCTGCTGAATATCGGTCTGCTGGCGCTGGCGCTGTTTGGCTATAGCACCTTCCGTTTCCAGACGGGGCGTCAGAGCGACGCCTCTGCGGTTCCGGCCGGCACCAGCAATGAGCTGCGCGTATTACGTGCACTGAATGAAGAGATTGTTTCCGTGCTGCCGCTTGGGGTCTTGGTTCACGACCAGGAGGCGAATCGTACGGTGATGAGCAACAAAATTGCCGACCATCTGCTGCCGCATCTTAACCTGCAGAACATCACCACCATGGCGGATCAACATCAGGGGGTGATTCAGGCCACCATCAACAATGAACTGTACGAGATCCGTCAGTTCCGCAGCCAGGTGGCTCCCCGCACGCAAATCTTCATTATTCGCGACCAGGATCGTGAAGTGCTGGTCAATAAAAAGCTCAAGCAGGCGCAAAGGCTGTATGAGAAAAACCAGCAGGGGCGCGCCGCATTTATGCAGAACATTGGCGATGCCTTCAAGCAGCCGTTAAAAACGCTGGCGACCCAGGCGGCGGCGTTAAACACCTCTGAAAGCCACCAGCTTGCCTGCCAGGCCGATTCGCTGGTCAGAATGGTTGATGAGATCCAGCTGGCAAACATGCTGGAAAATGATTTCTGGAAGGGAACGCCAGCCCTCTTCTCCATTCAGGACCTGATCGATGAAGTGGTGCCGGAAGTGCTGCCCGTTATTAAGCGCAAAGGGCTGCAGCTGCTGATCAATAACAATCTCCCTGCGAATGACGAACGCCACGGCGATCGCGAAGCGCTGCGCCGCATTCTGCTGATGATTATTCAGTACGCCGTGACCACCACGCAGATCGGCAAGATCACCCTTGAAGTCAGCACCGAGGAGTCAGCAGAAGACCGTCTGACGTTCCGCATCCTGGACACCGGGGAAGGCGTCACAACAAGTGAAATTGATAATCTGCACTTCCCGTTCCTGAATGACACGCAGAGCGATCGCTACGGCAAGGCCAATGCCCTGACCTTCTGGCTGTGCGATCAGCTGGCGCGTAAGCTCGGCGGCCACCTGAATATCAAAGCCCGTGAATCCCTCGGCACCCGCTATTCTCTGCATGTGAAAATGGCGGCCAATCCGCAGGAAGAAGATGAAGAACGTCTGCTGGATGACGTCGTGGTGATGGTCGATGTGACCTCGAACGAGATCCGCAATATTGTCGTTCGTCAGTTAGAAAACTGGGGAGCAGCCTGCATCACCCCGGATGAAAGACTTGCAAGTCAAGAATTTGATCTGTTTTTAACTGATAATCCGTCTAATCTTACTGCCTCCGGCTTGCTTTTAAGCGATGATGAGTCAGGCGTGCGGAAAATCGGCCCTGGCCAGCTGCGCGTCAACTTTAATATAAACAATGCGATGCAGGAAGCTGTACTACAACTAATAGAAGAGCAGCTGGCGCAGGAAGAGATAACGGAGTCACCGTTAGGCGGCAACGAAAATGCCGAGCTTCACGCCAGCGGATACTATTCACTCTTTGTTGATACAGTACCAGATGATGTTAAGCGGTTGTATACTGAGTCCGCTGCGAATGATTTTGCAGCGCTGGCACAGACAGCACACCGGCTTAAAGGGGTGTTTGCCATGCTTAATCTGGTTCCCGGCAAGCAGTTATGTGAAACGCTGGAACATCTAATTCGTGAGAAAGATGCCTCTGGCATTGAAAAATACATCAGCGACATTGACGCCTACGTCAAAAGCTTGCTGTAG
- the rcsB gene encoding response regulator transcription factor RcsB: MNNMNVIIADDHPIVLFGIRKSLEQIEWVNVVGEFEDSTALINNLPKLDAHVLITDLSMPGDKYGDGITLIKYIKRHFPDISIIVLTMNNNPAILSAVLDLDIEGIVLKQGAPTDLPKALAALQKGKKFTPESVSRLLEKISAGGYGDKRLSPKESEVLRLFAEGFLVTEIAKKLNRSIKTISSQKKSAMMKLGVDNDIALLNYLSSVTLSATDKD, translated from the coding sequence ATGAACAATATGAACGTAATTATTGCCGATGACCATCCGATTGTACTGTTCGGTATTCGCAAATCACTTGAACAGATCGAGTGGGTGAATGTAGTCGGTGAATTTGAAGACTCTACAGCACTGATCAATAACCTCCCAAAGCTTGATGCACACGTGCTCATTACCGATCTCTCCATGCCTGGAGACAAATACGGTGATGGGATCACGCTCATCAAATACATTAAACGTCACTTCCCGGATATCTCGATCATTGTTCTGACCATGAACAACAACCCGGCGATCCTGAGCGCGGTGTTGGATCTGGACATCGAAGGGATTGTGCTGAAACAGGGCGCCCCGACCGATCTGCCAAAAGCGCTCGCTGCGCTGCAGAAAGGCAAGAAGTTCACGCCTGAGAGCGTCTCTCGTCTGCTGGAAAAAATCAGCGCGGGTGGCTACGGTGACAAACGCCTGTCCCCGAAAGAAAGTGAAGTTCTGCGCCTGTTCGCAGAAGGTTTCCTGGTGACCGAGATTGCCAAGAAGCTGAACCGCAGCATTAAAACTATCAGCAGCCAGAAGAAATCAGCGATGATGAAGCTGGGCGTGGACAACGATATTGCCCTGCTGAACTATCTCTCCTCCGTTACGCTGAGCGCAACGGACAAGGATTGA